Proteins from a single region of Akkermansiaceae bacterium:
- a CDS encoding histone deacetylase → MPLDSRRNIREAHAMRCFYSQDFELALPAGHPFPMEKFRVSKDMLLEGGILKPEEIIDVRPADVHLLQRVHERDYIGKIQSGALDRKEQILLGLPVDGKLFARSATEVEATRRACHAALEEGVGVCLAGGTHHAFSEHGEGYCVFNDIAVAIRDLQEKQPAIKIMVVDTDAHQGNGTAAILGNDPRVFTYSIHVGKNYPTKKITGSLDVETIRYVEGEMYLQQLFGTLAKALDDFAPDLVIWISGADNHRNDRFGQMHLSLKDIQRRDEVLLSAFIKNRIPVAILYGGGYNRQPEFTAKLHRNTIATAKRLAAQYRGL, encoded by the coding sequence ATGCCTCTGGACTCCCGGCGGAACATCCGTGAGGCTCATGCCATGCGCTGCTTCTACTCACAGGATTTCGAACTCGCCCTGCCGGCGGGCCATCCGTTCCCGATGGAGAAGTTCCGGGTGTCGAAGGACATGCTGCTGGAGGGCGGCATCCTGAAGCCGGAGGAGATCATCGACGTGCGCCCGGCGGACGTGCATCTGCTCCAGCGGGTGCATGAGCGGGACTACATCGGCAAGATCCAGTCCGGCGCGCTGGACCGGAAGGAGCAGATCCTGCTGGGCCTGCCGGTGGACGGGAAACTTTTCGCGCGCAGCGCGACGGAGGTGGAGGCGACCCGCCGGGCCTGCCACGCGGCGCTGGAGGAAGGCGTGGGCGTCTGCCTGGCCGGGGGCACCCACCATGCCTTCAGCGAGCACGGCGAAGGCTACTGCGTCTTCAACGACATCGCCGTCGCCATCCGCGACCTTCAGGAAAAGCAGCCCGCCATCAAGATCATGGTGGTGGACACGGACGCCCACCAGGGGAACGGGACGGCGGCCATCCTGGGAAATGATCCGCGCGTCTTCACCTACTCCATCCACGTCGGGAAGAACTACCCGACGAAGAAGATCACCGGCTCCCTGGATGTGGAGACCATCCGCTATGTGGAGGGGGAGATGTACTTGCAGCAGCTTTTCGGCACGCTGGCGAAGGCGCTGGATGACTTCGCTCCGGACCTGGTGATCTGGATTTCCGGGGCTGACAACCACCGCAACGACCGCTTCGGACAGATGCACCTTTCCCTGAAGGACATCCAGCGGCGGGACGAGGTGCTGCTTTCCGCTTTCATCAAGAACCGCATCCCGGTGGCCATCCTCTACGGAGGCGGCTACAACCGGCAGCCGGAATTCACGGCAAAGCTGCACCGCAACACCATCGCCACGGCGAAGAGGCTGGCGGCACAGTACCGCGGGCTTTGA
- a CDS encoding toxin-antitoxin system HicB family antitoxin, which yields MATMSIRVPESLHRAIKELAAKDGYSMNQFLITAAAEKLSALDTVDYLRQRAERADLKEFERILDLVPSCPPDPGDELSE from the coding sequence ATGGCTACCATGTCCATCCGGGTTCCCGAATCCCTCCACCGTGCCATCAAGGAATTGGCGGCGAAGGACGGGTATTCGATGAATCAGTTCCTCATCACCGCCGCCGCTGAGAAGCTCTCGGCATTGGATACCGTGGATTATCTGAGGCAGCGCGCCGAGCGAGCGGATCTGAAAGAGTTCGAACGCATTCTCGACCTCGTCCCCTCATGCCCTCCTGATCCAGGAGATGAACTGTCTGAATAA
- a CDS encoding alpha/beta fold hydrolase, which translates to MVSLLGRMGSSGVMMLLLLPGYFGLTPLAAADDHTTHTQTVKSPRAQLQDGFGYALAISGDTAIIGAAGDDEDAYGAGAAYVYVRKPGGWELQARIRKPGIPEHQDLFGGGVAIDGDTMVIGAPHATIFAEESRRKSGAAYVYVRTGTVWNLQGVLAPSNTRFPPSFGSQVVIEGNTIVVGAPRDTGGRNDANGEVVDEPWDPEDLAPDSGAAYVFVRNGTTWTQTAYLKAPDVVYELQDSGRLNRRADEFGSALAIEGGTIAIGASGVNRHVRIEDKIQISAKSYEAGAVYIFNKQGAKWKMSTKLMSPDAQVTDREFFGQSVALSGGTLAVGAPLASTGVFQSGAVYVYRGGGSNWSMMKRLQADNADPQDQFGHRVAIGGRTIWVGAINESGSDYGINGDGSLNDDIVSGAVYAFEGEGGSWTQKAYIKPVRDLGTVNIGNSITVDGKDTLIGHSASKEVFFYNSEPPKPVIFIHGVAGSVLRSGGNEIWPTVVPTNVAALNLNTGPTDVEAVDVVREYDVGGAGLKIEQFYGPFIRYMEKKIGHREFPLEGQRSRLTSDYMATTSFERKPTFFVFPYDWRKPNASHMATLRQYIQNIRQLHGGAKVSLVVHSMGGLVMRRYLLEYGTEDIDKVVTVGSPILGAPEVSHRMITGNFFGVAPVDFINNRVMKDAIATMTAVHELLPSPLYHQHWGFPLFQEKNVDFNNNGLSDEGYDTSQFRSMVDNEAPFATPSISNIQFHSFMNGRQGDWSADDGSVKFLHIVGKQAVDQTTVCVEVETRSILTALDTLVTPHPTLRFNKVHGEGDGTVPILSSRRLPQYLPPGALMREISEPTPGVGSGDQPPGTSAEHTGLMANGQVLTMIAGFLETGTLDDAPSPAPAPTPPAKKNAPRNTPPPTLAEALDNTALPWDPGFEFPWTGQTAVTHDGVDAASSAPGIGNSQESVLSTSVEGPGIFSLWVKVRSSFGGDVFQVRLNNEDMEGGAVFGDADWQKIEFGIPEGSHNLALVHINHAEPSGEQGVWLDEVTYVRTVPSMQVTEADGNPLNHDDSTIRFGRVAPGGSAQVTLQVTNGGNVPLEDLAVTLQGEDAARFSAGALPAILAPGASAALTVTYTAPAGRTVTQNASLLFTSNDPTRPEIEIGLTGSTPLGRRKINILGSGFVDILDGNGIANTRVSDIAAAKVPGVDVTYGGEERWVTIETDSGKDLVLSDDATDGTVDIEIIETDATGTPIAFWRYRANPDGGAWRLAVPASLSPALDVDQNGDDAFAPGERVAPVRTDSGPGIDLTPPEVTLQLSRSGENITLQLSGSDDAGGIVLRYSIDGGALQTFTGPLSFPAGTAASVRVFAEDTAGNLSGVIDTAIQPPLAISKDQPGSLKLRWPVADGYFLQESTDLTSTSWTRSDLKAIRDGGSSVASIPLGSDAPRKFYRLIASRVRR; encoded by the coding sequence ATGGTTTCCTTATTGGGGAGGATGGGTTCCAGCGGTGTGATGATGCTCTTGCTGCTGCCGGGATACTTTGGGCTGACGCCCCTCGCGGCGGCGGATGACCACACCACCCATACCCAGACGGTGAAGAGTCCGCGCGCGCAGCTTCAGGATGGTTTCGGCTATGCCCTGGCCATCTCCGGAGACACGGCGATCATCGGCGCCGCAGGAGACGATGAAGATGCTTACGGCGCGGGGGCCGCGTATGTTTATGTGAGGAAACCGGGTGGCTGGGAGCTACAGGCGAGGATCAGGAAACCCGGCATCCCGGAACACCAGGATCTCTTCGGCGGTGGCGTGGCCATCGATGGGGATACCATGGTGATCGGCGCTCCCCACGCTACGATTTTCGCCGAGGAAAGCAGGAGGAAGTCAGGTGCGGCGTATGTCTATGTGAGGACCGGCACCGTCTGGAACCTGCAGGGGGTCCTCGCCCCATCGAACACCCGTTTCCCCCCCAGCTTCGGTTCGCAGGTGGTGATCGAGGGAAACACCATCGTGGTGGGCGCCCCGAGGGACACCGGCGGCCGCAATGATGCCAATGGCGAGGTGGTGGATGAACCATGGGATCCGGAGGATCTGGCTCCTGACAGCGGAGCTGCCTACGTTTTCGTCCGCAACGGGACAACCTGGACACAGACCGCCTACCTGAAGGCTCCGGATGTCGTGTATGAACTCCAGGACTCCGGACGGCTGAACCGCCGGGCTGATGAGTTCGGCTCCGCGCTGGCCATCGAGGGAGGCACCATCGCGATCGGCGCCAGTGGCGTGAACCGCCATGTCAGGATCGAGGACAAGATCCAGATCTCCGCGAAGTCCTACGAGGCGGGTGCCGTGTATATCTTCAACAAACAGGGGGCGAAGTGGAAGATGTCCACGAAGCTGATGAGCCCGGACGCACAGGTGACCGACCGTGAATTCTTCGGCCAATCCGTCGCGCTGTCGGGAGGGACGCTGGCGGTCGGCGCGCCCCTCGCATCCACAGGCGTTTTCCAATCCGGAGCGGTCTACGTCTATCGCGGCGGCGGATCGAACTGGTCGATGATGAAACGCCTGCAGGCGGATAATGCGGATCCGCAGGACCAGTTCGGTCACAGGGTGGCCATCGGCGGACGGACCATCTGGGTGGGGGCGATCAATGAATCCGGCTCCGACTACGGCATCAACGGTGATGGCAGCCTCAACGACGATATCGTGAGCGGTGCGGTCTACGCCTTTGAAGGAGAAGGCGGCTCCTGGACGCAGAAGGCCTACATCAAGCCGGTGCGCGACCTCGGCACCGTCAACATCGGCAACTCGATCACCGTGGACGGCAAGGACACGTTGATAGGCCACAGCGCCTCAAAGGAAGTGTTTTTCTACAACTCCGAACCTCCGAAGCCGGTCATCTTCATCCACGGCGTGGCAGGCAGCGTGCTGCGCAGCGGAGGGAACGAAATCTGGCCTACGGTGGTCCCCACGAATGTCGCCGCGCTGAACCTGAACACCGGTCCCACCGATGTGGAGGCGGTCGATGTCGTCCGGGAATATGACGTTGGTGGCGCGGGGCTGAAGATCGAGCAGTTCTACGGTCCGTTCATCCGCTACATGGAGAAAAAGATCGGCCACCGGGAGTTCCCGCTGGAGGGGCAGCGCAGCCGCCTGACCTCCGACTACATGGCGACTACCTCGTTCGAACGGAAGCCGACGTTTTTTGTGTTCCCCTATGATTGGCGGAAGCCGAATGCCAGCCATATGGCCACGCTGCGGCAGTACATCCAGAACATCCGCCAACTGCACGGCGGGGCGAAGGTCAGCCTGGTGGTCCACAGCATGGGCGGGCTGGTGATGCGGCGGTACCTGCTGGAGTATGGCACGGAGGACATCGACAAGGTGGTCACCGTCGGCAGCCCCATCCTCGGTGCGCCGGAGGTGTCCCACCGGATGATCACGGGAAATTTCTTCGGCGTGGCACCGGTGGACTTCATCAACAACCGGGTGATGAAGGACGCCATCGCGACGATGACCGCGGTCCATGAGCTGCTGCCCTCCCCGCTCTACCACCAGCACTGGGGTTTCCCGCTATTCCAGGAAAAGAACGTGGACTTCAACAACAACGGGCTGTCGGACGAGGGCTATGACACCAGCCAGTTCCGCTCCATGGTGGACAATGAGGCCCCTTTCGCCACGCCCTCCATCAGCAACATCCAGTTCCACTCCTTCATGAACGGACGCCAGGGCGACTGGTCGGCGGATGACGGATCGGTGAAGTTCCTCCACATCGTCGGCAAGCAGGCGGTGGACCAGACGACGGTGTGCGTGGAGGTGGAGACGCGGTCCATCCTCACCGCACTGGACACACTGGTCACCCCCCACCCGACCCTCCGCTTCAACAAGGTCCATGGCGAAGGGGACGGCACGGTGCCCATCCTGAGTTCCCGCCGCCTGCCCCAATACCTCCCCCCCGGCGCGCTGATGCGCGAGATTTCCGAACCGACGCCCGGTGTCGGCTCCGGTGACCAACCGCCCGGAACGTCCGCGGAACACACCGGCCTGATGGCCAACGGACAGGTGCTGACGATGATCGCCGGGTTCCTGGAAACCGGCACGCTGGACGACGCGCCCTCACCGGCACCCGCGCCGACGCCGCCAGCGAAGAAGAACGCCCCGCGCAATACGCCACCTCCCACGCTGGCGGAGGCACTGGACAACACCGCCCTGCCGTGGGACCCCGGGTTCGAGTTCCCATGGACCGGACAGACCGCCGTCACCCATGACGGGGTGGATGCCGCCAGCAGCGCACCTGGCATCGGCAACAGCCAGGAAAGCGTGCTCTCCACCTCGGTCGAAGGCCCCGGCATCTTCTCCCTCTGGGTGAAGGTCCGCTCCAGCTTCGGTGGGGATGTCTTCCAGGTGAGGCTCAACAACGAGGACATGGAGGGGGGCGCCGTTTTCGGAGATGCGGACTGGCAGAAGATTGAGTTCGGGATACCGGAAGGCTCGCACAACCTCGCGCTCGTCCATATCAACCATGCCGAACCGTCGGGGGAGCAAGGCGTCTGGCTGGACGAGGTAACCTACGTCCGAACCGTACCGTCGATGCAGGTCACGGAGGCCGATGGCAACCCGCTGAACCATGACGACTCCACCATCCGCTTCGGCCGTGTGGCTCCCGGTGGATCCGCGCAGGTCACGCTGCAGGTCACCAACGGAGGGAACGTCCCGCTGGAAGATCTGGCCGTCACCCTGCAGGGGGAGGATGCCGCCCGCTTTTCCGCTGGCGCCCTGCCGGCCATCCTCGCTCCCGGTGCATCCGCCGCACTCACGGTCACCTACACCGCGCCCGCAGGTAGGACAGTCACACAGAACGCGTCACTCCTTTTCACCAGCAATGATCCCACCCGTCCTGAAATCGAGATCGGGCTGACAGGCTCCACTCCCCTCGGCCGCAGGAAGATCAACATTCTCGGCTCCGGGTTTGTGGATATCCTCGACGGCAACGGGATCGCAAACACCCGCGTCAGCGACATCGCCGCCGCGAAGGTCCCCGGAGTGGATGTGACCTACGGTGGCGAGGAACGCTGGGTCACCATCGAGACCGACAGCGGAAAGGACCTGGTCCTGTCCGACGATGCCACTGATGGCACCGTCGATATCGAGATCATCGAAACGGATGCCACAGGGACCCCCATCGCGTTCTGGCGTTACCGCGCCAATCCGGACGGCGGCGCATGGAGGCTGGCGGTTCCCGCATCACTTTCGCCCGCACTGGATGTCGATCAGAATGGGGACGATGCCTTCGCCCCCGGCGAGCGCGTCGCCCCCGTCCGCACGGACAGCGGCCCGGGCATCGACCTGACGCCACCGGAGGTCACCCTGCAGCTCTCCCGCTCCGGGGAGAACATCACGCTCCAGCTTTCCGGCAGCGATGACGCCGGCGGCATCGTCCTCCGCTACAGCATCGACGGAGGCGCGTTGCAGACCTTCACCGGTCCGCTCTCATTCCCCGCGGGCACGGCGGCCAGCGTCCGCGTCTTCGCGGAAGACACCGCGGGAAATCTCTCCGGCGTCATCGATACCGCCATCCAGCCACCGCTGGCCATCTCAAAGGACCAGCCCGGTTCGCTCAAGCTCCGCTGGCCGGTCGCCGATGGGTATTTCCTCCAGGAAAGCACCGACCTCACCAGCACGTCGTGGACGCGTTCGGATCTGAAAGCCATTCGTGATGGGGGGAGTTCCGTCGCTTCCATCCCGCTTGGATCGGATGCGCCGCGGAAGTTCTACCGGCTGATCGCGAGTCGGGTGAGGCGGTGA
- a CDS encoding 6-phosphofructokinase, giving the protein MSTLNKPGLAIMTSGGDSAGMNPAIKCAVEYASQRGYEPFLIYDGLNGLIENKIFPATRERVSGILHRGGTVLRSSRSKEFFDISFRQKAFENLKARGIEKLIVIGGDGSFRALNQFYADFGVPFAGIPATIDNDIAGTDYCLGVDTALNIIRQSIDSIRDTASSFRRAFVIEVMGRHCGYLALVSALSCGAEVCLVPEIPYDLDQIGARLKHEIGQGREYVVAVVAEGVKMSEYLTRYINDSIGMEARLTVLGHVQRGGSPTVHDRVMAYKFAVAAVDALDRGETNAIMVYRDGTYGHLPIDAVANQKYKLDQTLLKLAAPLAC; this is encoded by the coding sequence ATGAGCACCCTGAACAAGCCCGGCCTCGCCATCATGACCTCCGGAGGCGATTCCGCCGGCATGAATCCCGCGATCAAATGTGCGGTGGAATACGCGTCGCAGCGCGGCTACGAGCCTTTCCTCATCTATGACGGACTCAACGGCTTGATCGAAAACAAGATCTTCCCCGCCACGCGGGAGCGCGTCTCCGGGATACTCCACCGGGGCGGCACGGTCCTCCGTTCTTCCCGCTCGAAGGAATTCTTCGACATCAGCTTCCGCCAGAAAGCGTTCGAGAACCTGAAGGCGCGCGGGATCGAGAAGTTGATCGTCATCGGTGGCGACGGATCTTTCCGTGCGCTGAACCAATTTTACGCCGACTTCGGCGTGCCGTTCGCTGGCATCCCCGCCACCATCGACAACGACATCGCCGGGACGGACTACTGCCTGGGTGTGGATACCGCGCTCAACATCATCCGCCAGTCCATCGACTCCATCCGGGATACGGCTTCGTCCTTCCGGCGGGCGTTCGTGATCGAGGTGATGGGACGCCACTGCGGCTACCTGGCCTTGGTCAGCGCCCTGTCCTGCGGGGCGGAGGTCTGCTTGGTGCCTGAGATCCCCTACGATCTGGACCAGATCGGGGCGCGGCTGAAGCATGAGATCGGGCAGGGGCGGGAATACGTCGTCGCCGTCGTCGCGGAGGGAGTGAAGATGTCCGAGTATCTGACGCGCTACATCAACGACTCCATCGGCATGGAGGCACGCCTCACCGTGCTGGGCCACGTGCAGCGTGGTGGCTCACCGACGGTTCATGACCGGGTGATGGCCTACAAGTTCGCCGTCGCCGCGGTGGATGCCCTCGACCGCGGGGAGACGAATGCCATCATGGTCTATCGCGACGGAACCTACGGCCACCTGCCGATCGATGCCGTGGCGAACCAGAAGTACAAGCTGGACCAGACGTTGCTGAAGCTGGCGGCCCCGCTGGCGTGTTAG
- a CDS encoding DUF2062 domain-containing protein: MEGKDQADSGDAARKPGWWRRWVVDPVVGQLKQGISPDKLGWTIGAGVTLGVFPVLGTRAWLCLLAGWWFKLNQPVLHSFKSLVYPLHVALIIPFIHLGQWLYGKEALRLSFGFLRTRFAADPWAFWQEFGWIILRAASAWVLVAPFVLVAVKFAVTPILRRVGLKEKPGRTAP, from the coding sequence GTGGAAGGAAAGGACCAAGCGGACTCCGGAGATGCCGCCCGAAAACCGGGCTGGTGGAGGCGCTGGGTGGTGGATCCCGTGGTCGGCCAGCTCAAGCAGGGCATCTCTCCCGACAAGCTCGGCTGGACCATCGGCGCGGGCGTCACTCTCGGCGTTTTTCCCGTCCTCGGCACCCGCGCCTGGCTCTGCCTGCTGGCCGGGTGGTGGTTCAAGCTGAACCAACCCGTGCTGCATTCCTTCAAGAGCCTCGTCTATCCGCTGCATGTCGCCCTGATCATCCCGTTCATCCACCTCGGGCAGTGGCTGTATGGAAAGGAAGCGCTGCGTCTTTCGTTCGGGTTCCTGCGCACCCGGTTTGCGGCGGACCCGTGGGCCTTCTGGCAGGAGTTCGGCTGGATCATCCTCCGCGCTGCCAGCGCCTGGGTGTTGGTCGCGCCTTTCGTCCTCGTGGCGGTGAAGTTCGCTGTCACCCCCATCCTGCGGCGGGTAGGGCTGAAGGAAAAGCCGGGCCGGACAGCGCCTTGA
- a CDS encoding peptide chain release factor 3, whose protein sequence is MSISAYATPSPPLEREVKRRRSFAIISHPDAGKTTLTEKFLLYGGALNLAGSVTARKNQRATTSDWMELEKQRGISVSSTVLQFEYKDCVVNILDTPGHKDFSEDTYRVLTAVDAAVMVVDAGKGIESQTRKLFEVCRRRGVPIFTFMNKLDRPARPSLDLLDELESVLGIAAYPLNWPLGDGPRFKGVYDREHKQVHLFERTVHGAYRAPVSVKGIEDESVKNAMDEKTYQQVCDELELLEGAGADFDISAVLAGELTPVFFGSAANNFGVQLLLDRFLELSPPPLVKETENGPINPASEKFSAFVFKIQANMNPKHRDRVAFIRIVSGKFERDMNVLNTRSGEKMRLSNSQRLFARDRETVDDAFAGDVVGLVGNHDLLIGDTLAESKQVVFDEIPRFAPECFSWLHNKSTAKYKRFRDGLAQLLKEGVASEFTLLEQTGSQIPLLGAVGPLQFEVLQHRLEGEYAAETRLEQADWSIARWLKPKEGDPLAPEARPSLSLGTTLARDSNGWLVALLPSEWAFKTFADKNEDWIISEQPFPPLAAV, encoded by the coding sequence ATGTCCATCTCCGCCTACGCCACTCCTTCTCCCCCGCTCGAGCGGGAGGTGAAACGCCGCCGTTCCTTTGCGATCATCTCGCACCCGGACGCGGGCAAGACCACGCTCACGGAAAAGTTCCTCCTCTACGGCGGCGCCCTCAATCTGGCTGGCTCCGTCACGGCGCGGAAAAACCAGCGCGCCACCACCTCCGACTGGATGGAACTGGAAAAGCAGCGGGGCATCTCCGTTTCCTCCACCGTCCTCCAGTTCGAGTACAAGGACTGCGTGGTGAACATCCTGGACACACCCGGTCACAAGGACTTCTCGGAGGACACCTACCGGGTGCTCACTGCGGTGGATGCCGCCGTGATGGTGGTGGATGCCGGCAAGGGCATCGAAAGCCAGACGCGCAAGCTGTTCGAGGTCTGCCGCCGCCGTGGCGTGCCGATCTTCACCTTCATGAACAAGCTGGACCGCCCGGCCCGGCCATCGCTCGACCTGCTGGACGAGCTGGAGAGCGTGCTGGGGATCGCCGCCTATCCCCTGAACTGGCCGCTGGGTGACGGTCCCCGTTTCAAGGGCGTCTATGACCGCGAGCACAAGCAGGTCCACCTGTTCGAGCGGACCGTCCACGGTGCCTACCGCGCTCCGGTGAGCGTGAAGGGCATCGAGGACGAGAGCGTGAAGAACGCCATGGACGAGAAGACCTACCAACAGGTCTGCGACGAGCTGGAGCTGCTGGAAGGCGCCGGTGCGGATTTCGACATCTCCGCCGTGCTGGCCGGGGAACTCACGCCCGTCTTCTTCGGTTCCGCCGCCAACAACTTCGGTGTCCAGCTCCTGCTCGACCGCTTCCTGGAGCTTTCCCCGCCGCCGCTGGTGAAGGAAACCGAGAACGGCCCGATCAACCCCGCCTCGGAAAAGTTCTCCGCCTTCGTCTTCAAGATCCAGGCGAACATGAACCCGAAGCACCGCGACCGTGTGGCCTTCATCCGCATCGTCTCCGGAAAGTTCGAGCGCGACATGAATGTGCTCAACACCCGCAGCGGGGAAAAGATGCGCCTTTCCAACTCCCAGCGCCTCTTCGCCCGCGACCGGGAGACGGTGGACGACGCTTTCGCCGGGGACGTCGTCGGCCTGGTGGGCAACCATGACCTGCTCATCGGTGACACGCTTGCGGAAAGCAAACAGGTCGTCTTTGACGAGATCCCGCGTTTCGCCCCGGAGTGCTTCTCCTGGCTGCACAACAAGAGCACCGCGAAGTACAAACGTTTCCGGGATGGCTTGGCCCAGCTTCTCAAGGAAGGCGTCGCCAGCGAGTTCACCCTGCTGGAGCAGACCGGCTCCCAGATCCCGCTGCTGGGTGCCGTGGGTCCGCTGCAGTTCGAGGTGCTCCAACACCGCCTGGAGGGCGAATACGCCGCCGAAACCCGGCTGGAACAGGCGGACTGGTCCATCGCCCGCTGGCTGAAGCCGAAGGAAGGCGACCCGCTCGCCCCGGAAGCACGGCCGTCGCTGTCGCTCGGCACCACACTGGCCCGGGATTCCAACGGCTGGCTCGTCGCCTTGCTCCCCAGCGAGTGGGCGTTCAAGACCTTCGCCGACAAGAACGAGGACTGGATCATCTCGGAGCAGCCGTTCCCGCCATTGGCCGCCGTTTGA
- the bioA gene encoding adenosylmethionine--8-amino-7-oxononanoate transaminase — protein sequence MRDDTARWLHLDKTHCWHPFTRQAEWCAPESEPVVITHGEGVWLHDSEGRRYIDGNSSIWTNIHGHNHPTLNAAISTQLGKISHSSFLGFTHPLAAELAEKLAGLFPAGSLERVFFSDDGSTAIECALKMSLQSHRQSGAPERTHFIAFHDAYHGDTLGASSLGGVARFQTRTHGFPAVHLSSVNDLASVDAGNIAAVIIEPLIQGVNEMRPWPPGMLRTLREWCSANGVHLILDEVMTGFGRTGRMFACQHEEVIPDFLCLAKGLTGGYLPLAATLTTEEIHSTFLGDAEKAFYYGHSYTANPLGCAAALASLELFARENTLENLQPKIRHLAERLAEMKSRHPVIHDVRQCGFVAGIELRQPDGQRFPRASRIGEAVCREAAKHGLLTRPILDTIVLMPPLSITQEGLNIAISALDAAISSLWGKSGH from the coding sequence ATGCGCGACGACACCGCCCGCTGGCTCCATCTCGACAAGACGCACTGCTGGCACCCGTTCACCCGGCAGGCCGAGTGGTGCGCGCCGGAGAGCGAGCCGGTGGTCATCACCCACGGGGAGGGCGTGTGGCTCCATGATTCCGAAGGCAGGCGCTACATCGACGGGAATTCGTCGATCTGGACGAACATCCACGGCCACAACCACCCGACGCTGAATGCCGCCATTTCCACTCAACTTGGGAAAATTTCACACTCTTCGTTCCTCGGTTTCACCCATCCGCTGGCGGCGGAACTGGCGGAAAAGCTGGCCGGGCTTTTTCCCGCCGGTTCGCTGGAGCGGGTCTTTTTCTCCGACGACGGATCGACCGCCATCGAGTGCGCCTTGAAGATGTCCCTCCAGTCGCACCGCCAGTCCGGCGCGCCGGAGCGGACGCATTTCATCGCCTTCCACGATGCCTATCACGGGGACACCTTGGGGGCCTCCTCGCTCGGTGGGGTGGCACGGTTCCAGACGCGGACCCATGGCTTTCCCGCCGTCCATCTTTCATCAGTGAACGACCTCGCGTCGGTGGACGCCGGGAACATCGCGGCGGTGATCATCGAGCCGCTGATCCAGGGCGTGAACGAGATGCGCCCATGGCCGCCGGGCATGCTCCGCACGCTGCGGGAATGGTGCTCCGCCAATGGCGTGCATCTCATCCTGGATGAGGTGATGACCGGCTTCGGCCGCACGGGCCGCATGTTCGCCTGCCAGCATGAGGAAGTCATTCCGGATTTCCTCTGCCTCGCCAAGGGCCTGACGGGCGGCTACCTGCCGCTGGCCGCCACCCTCACCACGGAAGAAATCCACTCCACTTTCCTGGGTGACGCGGAAAAGGCGTTCTACTATGGCCACAGTTACACCGCGAATCCGCTTGGCTGCGCCGCCGCGCTGGCATCGCTGGAACTGTTCGCACGGGAGAACACTCTGGAGAACCTGCAACCGAAGATCCGGCACCTGGCGGAACGGCTCGCGGAAATGAAGTCCCGGCACCCGGTCATCCACGACGTCCGGCAATGCGGATTTGTCGCGGGAATCGAGCTGCGCCAGCCGGACGGCCAACGCTTCCCCCGGGCGTCCAGAATCGGCGAAGCGGTCTGCCGGGAAGCAGCGAAACACGGTCTGCTCACCCGCCCGATCCTCGACACTATCGTCCTCATGCCCCCCCTCAGCATCACCCAGGAGGGCCTGAATATCGCCATCTCCGCCCTTGACGCCGCGATTTCATCCCTCTGGGGTAAATCCGGGCATTGA
- a CDS encoding alpha/beta hydrolase translates to MKGILESISRGMVAAALLLTGACTMIPAPEVKTVRNVVFSRPDWPKPMMAHVDLPEGEGPHPAVLLLHGGGLADSGGRWQMAGIAGRLARRGYVVVNSTYRTVPKYQHPVPLEDVREALRWMRSDAGAAHGIDPQRIAVFGYSAGGYLASLAALTESPGKDRVKAIVAGGAPSDMIFYAEGDLVPKYMGGRLYEVPERFYEASPTNYVTKASPPIFLYYGAKDRLVRPEHPLLMTETYRKAGAHHEVREIPRLGHISAFLFSSREVDEAIGFLDGVLKR, encoded by the coding sequence GTGAAGGGAATTCTGGAAAGCATCTCACGGGGGATGGTGGCGGCGGCGTTGCTGCTCACCGGGGCATGCACCATGATTCCCGCGCCGGAGGTGAAGACCGTCCGCAATGTCGTCTTTTCCCGGCCGGACTGGCCGAAGCCGATGATGGCCCATGTCGATCTCCCGGAAGGTGAGGGGCCTCATCCGGCGGTCCTTCTCCTCCATGGTGGTGGCCTTGCGGACAGCGGTGGGCGCTGGCAGATGGCGGGCATCGCTGGCAGGCTGGCGCGACGCGGCTACGTGGTGGTGAACTCCACCTACCGCACCGTGCCGAAGTACCAGCACCCGGTCCCGCTGGAAGACGTGCGGGAAGCACTCCGCTGGATGAGGAGCGATGCCGGAGCGGCCCATGGCATCGACCCGCAGCGGATCGCCGTGTTCGGCTACTCGGCAGGGGGGTATCTTGCTTCGCTCGCGGCGCTCACCGAATCTCCCGGGAAAGATCGGGTGAAGGCCATCGTCGCCGGTGGCGCTCCATCCGACATGATCTTCTATGCGGAGGGGGATCTGGTTCCGAAATATATGGGAGGACGTCTTTACGAAGTGCCGGAGCGTTTCTACGAAGCCTCTCCGACGAACTACGTGACGAAGGCCAGCCCGCCGATCTTCCTCTACTATGGCGCCAAGGACCGCCTCGTCAGGCCGGAGCATCCGCTGCTGATGACGGAAACGTACCGGAAAGCCGGGGCACACCATGAGGTGAGGGAAATCCCCCGCCTGGGCCACATCTCCGCCTTCCTTTTTTCAAGCCGGGAGGTGGATGAGGCCATCGGCTTCCTTGATGGGGTGTTGAAGCGGTGA